One window of Nicotiana tomentosiformis chromosome 11, ASM39032v3, whole genome shotgun sequence genomic DNA carries:
- the LOC138901358 gene encoding uncharacterized protein, with product MFFDGAANFKGVGIGAVLILKSGQHYPASEKIRFPCTNNMSEYEVCILGIRMTVDMNVKELLVIGDSDLLIHQVQREWSIKNVKVLLYLHCVKELCKKSTKIEFKQVPKIQNEFADTFATLSSMIQHLDKKYIDPIEVEIRDQHVYCFHVDEEPDGKPWYHDIRKFLATR from the coding sequence atgtttttcgatggagcagcaaacttcaaaggagtcggAATTGGGGCAGTCCTGATTTTGAAATCTGGACAGCACTATCCAGCATCGGAAAAGATAAGGTTCCCTTGTACTAATAATATGTCTGAATATGAAGTGTGCATCCTTGGGATTAGAATGACAGTAGACATGAAcgtcaaagaacttttggtcataggggattctgatctattgatacaccaagtccaaAGGGAATGGTCCATCAAGAATGTCAAGGTACTTTTGTATCTGCACTGCGTGAAGGAGCTATGCAAGAAGTCcacaaagattgagttcaagcagGTCCCTAAGATTCAGAACGAGTTCGCCGACACCTTTGCAACCCTATCATCTATGATTCAGCATCTAGACAAGAAATACATCGACCCTATCGAGGTAGAGATCAGGGATCAACATGTTTATTGCTTCCATGTAGATGAAGAACCAgatggtaaaccatggtatcaCGACATCAGAAAATTCCTTGCAACCAGATAA